One Insulibacter thermoxylanivorax genomic region harbors:
- a CDS encoding 3D domain-containing protein — translation MLRKRIAGAGLWLLVLLMITTPAWGMAQVRKPEHSYTYVPSEKSIYQKHGGKINHSAGTTAFPEIMLEELQAYFYQYPTTAVNTARSYIPSYIVDQYMLNSYQTLGSEERSGDVQAASANAKHTEASYVVKKGDTLYRISKMFGVSVDALRLHNKITDPSKLQIGQVLSIPAVKPDQDLAAWLSSSKQITDVFYATLTAYTAGYESTGKTPSHPAYGITASGAKVKENHTIAVDPDVIPLGSLVYIEGIGLRKAEDTGSAIKGHKIDIYIPDLEEALAFGVKENVRVFVLGPDKRDDVRIASAKP, via the coding sequence ATGTTAAGAAAAAGGATCGCCGGTGCCGGTTTGTGGCTGCTCGTACTGCTGATGATCACCACACCGGCATGGGGAATGGCGCAAGTACGGAAACCCGAACATTCTTATACTTATGTACCAAGTGAGAAATCGATCTATCAGAAACACGGCGGCAAAATAAACCACAGCGCCGGTACAACAGCTTTTCCAGAGATCATGCTGGAGGAATTACAAGCCTATTTCTATCAATATCCTACAACAGCGGTGAACACCGCTCGCTCCTATATCCCCAGCTATATTGTCGATCAGTACATGCTGAATTCCTATCAAACGCTGGGCAGCGAGGAACGCAGCGGCGATGTGCAAGCTGCTTCAGCAAACGCCAAACATACAGAAGCCAGCTATGTCGTGAAGAAGGGAGACACGCTGTACCGCATCTCCAAAATGTTCGGTGTATCCGTAGATGCGCTTAGGCTTCACAACAAAATCACCGATCCTTCCAAATTGCAGATTGGACAGGTACTCAGCATTCCTGCTGTAAAGCCGGATCAGGATCTCGCTGCATGGCTGAGCAGCAGCAAGCAGATTACCGATGTATTCTATGCTACGCTCACCGCTTATACAGCCGGTTACGAGTCCACGGGCAAGACCCCGTCCCATCCGGCTTACGGCATCACAGCCAGCGGTGCGAAAGTGAAGGAGAATCATACGATCGCCGTCGATCCGGATGTGATCCCTCTGGGAAGCTTGGTCTATATCGAAGGTATCGGGCTGCGCAAAGCAGAGGATACCGGTTCAGCGATCAAGGGACATAAGATCGACATCTATATTCCCGATTTGGAAGAAGCGCTGGCCTTCGGCGTGAAGGAGAATGTGCGAGTGTTTGTCCTCGGACCTGACAAGCGGGACGATGTTCGGATCGCCTCAGCCAAGCCCTGA
- the zupT gene encoding zinc transporter ZupT: MGNVILAFCLTLMAGLATGIGSLLAFFASRTNTKFLSLSLGFSAGVMIYVSMIEIFVKAKDSLIDSLGMRAGSWTTVASFFAGMLLIALIDRLVPNQGNPHEGKKLEEGDKAAASSDANLLKMGVFTALAIAIHNFPEGIATFASTLHDPSLGIAIAIAIAIHNIPEGIAVSVPIYYATGDKRKALRLSFLSGLSEPLGALVAMLILLPFLNDVMFGVIFAAVAGIMVFISLDGLLPAAKKYDEGHLSIYGLIGGMMVMAVSLLIM; the protein is encoded by the coding sequence ATGGGGAATGTGATCTTAGCTTTCTGCCTGACGCTCATGGCGGGATTAGCAACAGGAATCGGCAGTTTGCTGGCTTTTTTTGCATCGAGGACGAACACGAAGTTTCTGTCTCTCTCTCTGGGATTCTCCGCGGGGGTCATGATCTATGTCTCGATGATCGAGATTTTCGTCAAGGCGAAGGACTCGCTCATTGATTCCCTCGGTATGCGGGCGGGAAGCTGGACCACCGTCGCTTCTTTCTTCGCCGGGATGCTGCTCATCGCGCTCATCGACCGGCTGGTACCCAACCAGGGTAATCCCCATGAGGGGAAGAAGTTGGAAGAAGGCGACAAAGCTGCCGCAAGCAGCGATGCCAATCTGCTGAAGATGGGCGTATTCACGGCGCTGGCGATCGCCATCCACAACTTTCCTGAAGGGATTGCGACCTTTGCTTCCACGCTGCATGATCCTTCGCTGGGCATTGCCATCGCCATCGCGATCGCGATCCACAATATTCCCGAAGGGATCGCCGTATCCGTGCCGATCTATTATGCTACAGGGGATAAGCGCAAGGCGCTTCGGTTGTCTTTTCTCTCGGGGTTATCCGAACCCCTTGGAGCGCTTGTGGCGATGCTGATCCTGCTGCCCTTCCTGAACGATGTGATGTTCGGCGTGATCTTTGCCGCTGTGGCCGGCATCATGGTCTTCATCTCGCTGGACGGACTGCTGCCGGCTGCCAAAAAATACGACGAAGGCCATCTGTCCATCTATGGCTTGATCGGCGGAATGATGGTGATGGCAGTGAGTCTGCTCATCATGTGA
- a CDS encoding cation-translocating P-type ATPase, with product MWFAKTKEETLEELGVDPSVGLSSAEAKSRLEKYGENKLKGKPKKSLISLFFAQLKDWLIYVLLGAALITLVVGEYVDTIIILLVVILNAIIGVAQEHKAEKAIEALQQMTTPTALVRRDGKIVEVPSHEVVPGDIVILDAGRYIPADLRLLESVNLQIEESALTGESVPSDKDADAIHEDPKTPVGDKSNMAFMSTLVTYGRGEGVVVRTAMETEMGKIAKILDEDTQDLTPLQRRLGELGKTLGTIAIAICALIFIIGWLQGRDLFDMFLTAISLAVAAIPEGLPAIVAIVLALGVTRMSKINAIVKKLPAVETLGSVNIICSDKTGTLTQNKMTVVKYFTLDHEAEVPNTGSGFEAAPDVKELIKTFVLCSDATYENGQGTGDPTEIALVVMGERFNLPREALHTTYRRVGERPFDSDRKLMSTLNQMEEGYRVHTKGAIDQILKISTTALVGGKIVPLTEEMKQRYLEASEAMSNDALRVLGAAFKTTDRILEPEEMEKDLTVIGFVGMIDPPRVEVKDSIHEAKMAGITPIMITGDHKNTAFAIAKELGIAESITQCMTGAEIDALTDEKFAKRISHYRVFARVSPEHKVKIVKALKDQGNIVSMTGDGVNDAPSLKSADIGVAMGITGTDVSKSASDMILTDDNFTTIVHAVREGRNIYENIKKSVIFLLSCNLGEVVAILASVLFFWPVPLIATQILWINLLTDTLPAIALGVDPGDKEVMKRKPRDPKESFFAHGAGTRAALGGLLIGLITIIAFAIGLNAEGYSLSAANIPAEALAHGRTMAFIVLAASQLFYSLAKRNNTKSIFQIGLFSNKYLIGAIIIGLLLQVLVINIPVLAAAFGMQPISLADWGTAIGLAFLPLIVNEIIKIFMRMREA from the coding sequence ATGTGGTTCGCAAAAACCAAAGAAGAAACTCTGGAAGAATTAGGCGTCGATCCATCAGTCGGTCTCTCATCCGCCGAAGCCAAGTCCCGGCTGGAAAAGTACGGGGAGAACAAGCTGAAGGGTAAGCCGAAGAAGAGTTTAATCTCGCTTTTCTTCGCGCAGCTGAAAGATTGGCTCATCTATGTTCTCTTAGGAGCAGCGCTGATCACGCTCGTCGTAGGCGAGTATGTGGATACGATCATCATCCTGCTCGTCGTCATATTGAACGCGATCATCGGCGTCGCCCAAGAGCACAAAGCCGAAAAAGCGATAGAAGCGTTGCAGCAGATGACTACTCCGACGGCATTGGTGCGGCGGGACGGCAAAATCGTCGAGGTCCCATCCCACGAGGTCGTACCCGGAGATATCGTCATCTTGGATGCTGGACGATACATACCCGCGGATCTGCGGCTTCTCGAATCGGTGAACCTGCAGATCGAAGAATCCGCCCTGACGGGGGAGTCCGTCCCATCGGACAAGGATGCCGATGCCATCCACGAGGATCCGAAGACCCCTGTCGGCGACAAATCCAACATGGCCTTCATGTCGACACTCGTTACATACGGCAGAGGTGAAGGGGTCGTCGTTAGAACAGCGATGGAGACCGAGATGGGCAAGATCGCCAAGATTCTCGACGAAGATACCCAGGATCTAACGCCGCTGCAAAGAAGATTGGGTGAACTCGGCAAGACCCTGGGCACGATCGCCATCGCCATCTGTGCGCTGATCTTCATCATCGGCTGGCTGCAAGGACGAGACTTGTTCGATATGTTCCTCACCGCGATCAGCCTGGCCGTGGCTGCTATTCCAGAAGGGCTGCCGGCGATTGTCGCCATCGTCCTCGCGCTGGGCGTCACCCGCATGTCGAAGATCAATGCGATCGTCAAGAAATTGCCTGCGGTTGAGACGCTGGGCTCGGTCAACATCATCTGCTCTGACAAGACAGGCACCCTCACCCAGAACAAGATGACCGTGGTCAAGTACTTTACGCTGGATCATGAAGCTGAAGTCCCCAATACGGGTTCGGGCTTCGAAGCCGCGCCGGACGTGAAAGAGCTGATCAAAACCTTCGTGCTCTGCTCCGATGCCACCTATGAGAACGGGCAAGGAACCGGCGACCCTACGGAGATCGCACTGGTCGTCATGGGCGAGCGGTTCAATCTCCCCCGTGAGGCACTGCATACGACATATCGTCGCGTCGGAGAACGGCCCTTCGATTCGGATCGCAAACTGATGTCCACATTGAATCAGATGGAAGAGGGCTACCGCGTGCATACCAAAGGAGCCATCGACCAGATCTTGAAGATCTCCACGACCGCCTTGGTAGGCGGCAAGATCGTCCCGCTGACGGAAGAGATGAAGCAGCGTTATCTCGAAGCTTCCGAGGCGATGTCCAATGATGCCCTGCGCGTCCTTGGTGCGGCATTCAAGACAACGGATCGCATCCTGGAGCCGGAAGAGATGGAGAAGGATCTTACCGTTATCGGTTTCGTGGGCATGATCGATCCGCCGCGCGTGGAGGTTAAGGATTCGATCCATGAGGCGAAGATGGCCGGCATCACGCCGATCATGATCACCGGCGACCACAAGAATACCGCGTTCGCCATCGCTAAGGAACTCGGCATCGCTGAATCGATCACGCAGTGCATGACCGGTGCGGAGATCGATGCGCTGACGGATGAAAAGTTCGCGAAGCGAATCAGCCATTACCGCGTCTTCGCCCGCGTCTCGCCGGAGCACAAGGTGAAGATCGTGAAGGCGCTCAAGGATCAAGGCAACATCGTCTCGATGACCGGTGACGGCGTCAATGACGCGCCTTCCCTGAAGAGTGCGGACATCGGTGTAGCGATGGGCATCACCGGTACCGATGTCTCGAAGAGCGCCAGCGATATGATCCTGACCGACGACAACTTCACGACGATCGTGCACGCTGTACGGGAAGGACGGAACATCTACGAGAATATCAAAAAATCCGTTATCTTCCTGCTATCCTGCAACCTTGGAGAAGTCGTGGCCATCCTCGCATCCGTGCTGTTCTTCTGGCCGGTGCCGCTGATCGCCACTCAGATCCTATGGATCAACCTGCTGACCGATACCCTGCCTGCGATCGCACTGGGGGTAGACCCGGGCGACAAGGAAGTCATGAAGCGCAAGCCGCGCGATCCGAAGGAAAGCTTCTTCGCCCACGGAGCCGGCACAAGAGCAGCGTTGGGCGGTCTTTTGATCGGATTGATCACCATCATCGCCTTCGCTATCGGCTTAAACGCAGAAGGTTACAGCTTGAGCGCTGCGAATATCCCTGCTGAAGCACTGGCCCATGGGCGTACGATGGCCTTCATCGTATTGGCAGCTTCGCAGTTGTTCTATTCCTTGGCCAAACGCAACAACACCAAGTCCATCTTCCAGATCGGACTCTTCTCCAACAAATACTTGATCGGCGCCATCATCATCGGCTTGCTGCTGCAAGTTCTCGTCATCAATATCCCGGTCCTCGCGGCCGCATTTGGCATGCAGCCGATCTCCCTGGCTGACTGGGGCACCGCGATCGGGCTGGCCTTCCTGCCGCTGATCGTCAATGAGATCATCAAGATCTTCATGCGTATGCGCGAAGCTTAA
- a CDS encoding DegV family protein, producing MIKITADSTCDLSPEIIESLGIQIVPLHIVVGDKTFDDGVNIKPEDIFRYTEEEGIHCKTAAANLFEYTNLFQELSSQYEAVIHINISSEFSSSHQNAKMAAAEFDNVYVVDSRNLSTGSGHLVMDAALMAKEGYSAEEICRKLEETAAKVEASFVIDKLDYLHKGGRCSGLEAFGAKLLQIKPCIEVVDGKMQVGKKYRGNLARCLDNYVKDRLSGRTDIDYSRIFITYSSIPEDVLEKVKESVASFGPFEEIIVTRAGCTITSHCGPNTLGILFKRKE from the coding sequence ATGATCAAAATAACCGCAGATAGTACATGTGATCTATCACCTGAAATTATTGAAAGTTTAGGTATTCAGATCGTTCCCTTGCATATCGTCGTTGGGGACAAGACTTTCGACGACGGGGTGAATATTAAGCCCGAAGATATTTTCCGCTATACAGAGGAAGAAGGGATCCATTGCAAGACCGCTGCGGCTAACTTGTTCGAATATACGAATCTGTTCCAAGAGCTGTCGAGTCAATACGAGGCGGTCATCCATATCAACATCAGTTCGGAATTCTCTTCCAGTCATCAGAATGCGAAGATGGCAGCGGCGGAATTTGACAATGTCTATGTGGTTGATTCGCGCAATCTCTCAACGGGCAGCGGGCATCTGGTGATGGATGCGGCGCTGATGGCGAAGGAAGGTTATTCCGCTGAGGAGATCTGCCGCAAGTTAGAAGAGACCGCAGCCAAGGTGGAAGCAAGCTTCGTCATAGACAAACTCGACTATTTACATAAAGGCGGACGCTGCTCCGGCTTGGAAGCTTTCGGAGCGAAGCTGCTGCAGATCAAGCCATGTATCGAGGTCGTCGACGGCAAGATGCAGGTCGGCAAGAAATACCGCGGCAACCTGGCCCGCTGCTTGGACAACTATGTGAAGGATCGGCTGAGCGGCAGGACTGACATCGATTACAGCCGGATCTTCATCACCTATTCCAGTATTCCTGAGGATGTCCTAGAGAAGGTCAAGGAGTCGGTGGCCAGCTTCGGCCCCTTCGAAGAAATCATCGTCACGCGTGCCGGCTGCACCATCACCAGCCACTGCGGTCCGAATACCCTAGGCATCCTGTTCAAACGCAAGGAATAA
- a CDS encoding CapA family protein, with protein MDYYNLVHNLKRIREDRNITYQTLERATGIPAARLREAERGELRLSIGELDQLFGYYRMSVEQVLKYRQRKKRVILAAVAAFAVLTGLVITYGMLAGDPAGGAAAGQEAEETELAGGFDESEPSSEGAGMRSGTLQTGEDGETSEQADEAARTGKVNEAEADQTDGADRADEAGGAHHAGEADQADQSSEDGEDGWAATSGEAQGEQDQFGQNDAISEQDSGQDSGKQSGSAATADQRLAERPAEQGADGVMPPQKDEAGAVFRIWGNISYAAAGIPELEGNDAAKVTHIIPIEGLTTKRPDWVEEIGKERLILNLGTADIWSNTAVEEWTQLQDEGYAVIGLGKMPAVYEPQIIDVNGSKVGFVSLAGLIHEANQIASRNRVGLPRAYDNSEVIQAVTKAKEQVDYLIVLIHMGNRRSGEAPVAKQERLAKAAAEAGADLIIGNRSLRSQEAVLIQGVPVFYSLGRSVSPDAADKLHNYVIDVHYADGLSKLVVHVGEMEGGVLRFREPAESVAAELAEKFAALQEEAPLEIDDRRSRSN; from the coding sequence ATGGATTATTACAACTTGGTACATAATCTTAAGAGGATTCGAGAGGATCGGAACATCACTTATCAAACGCTCGAGCGAGCGACGGGAATCCCCGCGGCACGGCTGCGTGAAGCAGAGAGGGGGGAACTGCGGCTGTCGATCGGCGAACTTGATCAGCTTTTTGGTTATTATCGCATGTCGGTTGAGCAAGTGCTGAAGTATCGACAGCGTAAGAAACGGGTCATCTTAGCGGCTGTTGCGGCCTTCGCCGTCCTGACAGGTTTGGTCATAACATACGGCATGTTGGCTGGAGATCCTGCCGGAGGAGCGGCAGCCGGCCAAGAGGCGGAAGAGACGGAACTGGCGGGGGGCTTCGATGAATCTGAGCCGTCTTCAGAGGGGGCCGGCATGCGAAGCGGGACGCTGCAAACAGGGGAAGATGGGGAGACGTCCGAGCAAGCTGATGAGGCTGCTCGGACCGGGAAAGTCAATGAAGCTGAAGCGGATCAGACCGATGGAGCTGATCGGGCGGATGAAGCCGGTGGAGCCCATCATGCCGGCGAAGCTGATCAAGCAGATCAGTCCAGTGAAGATGGAGAAGATGGTTGGGCGGCGACATCTGGAGAAGCTCAGGGAGAGCAAGATCAGTTTGGACAAAACGATGCTATATCAGAACAGGATTCCGGACAGGATTCCGGCAAACAATCGGGAAGCGCTGCGACCGCTGATCAACGGCTTGCTGAACGGCCCGCTGAACAAGGAGCGGACGGCGTGATGCCCCCGCAGAAGGATGAAGCGGGAGCGGTGTTCCGCATCTGGGGGAACATCTCTTATGCAGCTGCAGGTATACCGGAATTGGAAGGGAACGATGCAGCCAAGGTTACGCATATCATACCGATTGAAGGGCTGACCACGAAGCGGCCGGATTGGGTGGAAGAGATCGGAAAAGAGCGGCTCATCCTCAATCTCGGTACAGCGGATATCTGGTCGAATACGGCAGTGGAGGAATGGACTCAACTGCAGGATGAGGGCTATGCGGTGATCGGCCTGGGCAAAATGCCGGCGGTTTATGAACCGCAGATCATCGATGTGAACGGCAGCAAGGTTGGTTTCGTCTCGCTGGCGGGACTCATTCATGAAGCGAACCAGATTGCTTCCCGCAACCGTGTCGGCCTTCCCCGAGCCTATGACAACAGCGAAGTCATCCAAGCTGTAACCAAAGCTAAAGAGCAGGTGGATTATCTCATCGTGCTCATCCATATGGGCAACCGCCGAAGCGGGGAGGCACCGGTGGCCAAGCAGGAGCGATTGGCCAAGGCGGCAGCAGAAGCAGGTGCCGATCTCATCATCGGCAACCGTTCGCTCCGCTCGCAGGAGGCGGTATTGATCCAAGGCGTGCCCGTGTTCTATTCCTTAGGCCGCTCAGTATCCCCTGATGCAGCGGACAAGCTGCACAACTATGTCATCGATGTGCATTATGCCGATGGTCTGAGCAAACTCGTCGTTCATGTCGGCGAGATGGAAGGCGGAGTTTTGCGATTCCGCGAGCCGGCAGAAAGTGTTGCGGCAGAACTTGCAGAGAAGTTTGCTGCTTTGCAGGAAGAGGCGCCCCTCGAGATCGATGACCGCAGATCAAGGTCTAACTAA
- a CDS encoding Crp/Fnr family transcriptional regulator yields the protein MPIFNHLDDQQMQEIGKAVRPAVYKKNELIYRAGDPSEALYIVNKGKIKIYRLSESGKEQIHRILTAGDFAGELALFKETTHDSYAEALEDTQVCIIRREDMQHYLLQYPAIALKILHELSQRLEAAEIQAARFSSEKTDTRIALYLAECADADGSADGNSDQPNLEFELPMSRKDLASYLGTTPETISRKLAEFEEAGYIEQITHRRIRIRDLDGLLMI from the coding sequence GTGCCGATCTTCAATCATCTCGATGATCAGCAGATGCAGGAGATCGGCAAGGCGGTCCGTCCGGCAGTGTATAAGAAGAACGAGCTGATCTATCGAGCGGGTGATCCCTCGGAAGCCCTGTATATCGTCAATAAAGGCAAGATTAAGATCTACCGTTTGTCGGAGTCCGGCAAGGAGCAGATCCACCGGATCTTGACGGCGGGGGATTTTGCGGGGGAACTTGCACTGTTCAAGGAGACGACGCACGATTCCTATGCGGAGGCGCTGGAGGATACTCAGGTATGTATTATCAGACGAGAAGACATGCAGCATTATCTGCTGCAATATCCGGCGATCGCGCTGAAGATCTTACATGAACTGTCACAGCGGCTGGAAGCCGCAGAGATCCAGGCGGCCCGCTTCTCCAGTGAGAAGACGGACACGAGGATCGCCTTGTACTTGGCTGAATGCGCAGATGCGGATGGGAGTGCGGACGGGAATTCGGATCAGCCGAATCTGGAATTCGAGCTGCCGATGAGCCGCAAAGATCTTGCATCCTACCTCGGGACGACGCCTGAGACGATCAGCCGCAAGCTGGCTGAATTCGAGGAAGCCGGCTATATCGAGCAGATCACCCATCGCAGGATTCGCATACGGGATCTCGATGGTTTGCTCATGATTTGA
- the htpG gene encoding molecular chaperone HtpG, with translation MEKKQFQAESKRLLEMMINSIYTQKEIFLRELISNASDAIDKIYYKALTDPNIEFNKDDYYIKIIPDKENRTLTISDTGIGMTKEELDTNLGVIAKSGSLAFKTEHEAKDGHNIIGQFGVGFYSAFMVADTVTVISKALGSDEAYRWESSGVDGYIITPAEKEHVGTDIILKIKANTEEESYDEFLEEYRLRQIVKKYSDFIRYPIKMDVKVTKPKEGSENEFEEHVEEQTINSMVPIWRRNKNELTEEDYVNFYQEKRYGYDKPIKHIHISADGVVSYNAILFIPENIPFDYYTKDYEKGLELYSNGVLIMSKCGELLPDYFSFVKGMVDSEDLSLNISREMLQHDRQLNLIARNIKNKIKSALVSMLKDERDRYEKFYQAFGRQLKFGVYSDYGMNKDMLQDLLLFYSSKEKKLVTLDEYVSRMPEDQKYIYYATGESIERIDRMPQTELVKEKGYEILYFTEDIDEFAIKMLNKYKDKEFKNVSSGDLGIEADANDEQAKKAEAENKELFEYMKKVLADKVKAVKASTRLKSHPVCLSAEGEVSIEMEKVLSAMPNSQDIKADKVLEVNPNHEVFQALKDAFEHDKEKLELYTNLLYNQALLIEGLPIADPLAYTNDVCKLMVR, from the coding sequence ATGGAGAAGAAACAGTTTCAGGCAGAGTCGAAGCGATTGTTGGAGATGATGATCAACTCCATCTACACGCAGAAGGAGATCTTCCTGCGCGAACTCATCTCCAATGCCAGCGATGCGATTGACAAGATCTACTACAAAGCCTTGACGGATCCCAACATCGAGTTCAACAAGGACGATTACTATATCAAGATCATCCCGGATAAGGAGAACCGGACTTTGACAATCTCCGATACGGGGATCGGCATGACGAAAGAGGAGCTCGACACGAACCTCGGCGTCATCGCGAAGAGCGGCTCGCTCGCCTTTAAGACGGAGCATGAGGCGAAGGACGGCCATAACATCATCGGTCAGTTTGGCGTCGGTTTCTATTCGGCCTTCATGGTTGCCGACACCGTGACGGTGATCAGCAAGGCGCTGGGCAGCGATGAAGCGTACCGCTGGGAGTCGAGCGGAGTCGACGGCTATATCATCACACCGGCGGAGAAGGAGCATGTCGGCACGGATATCATCCTGAAGATCAAAGCGAACACAGAGGAAGAGTCCTATGATGAATTCCTCGAAGAATACCGCCTGAGACAGATCGTCAAGAAATACTCCGACTTCATCCGCTATCCGATCAAAATGGATGTGAAGGTTACGAAGCCGAAGGAAGGCAGCGAGAACGAATTCGAAGAGCATGTGGAAGAACAGACGATCAACAGCATGGTGCCGATCTGGCGAAGAAACAAAAACGAACTGACCGAAGAAGACTATGTGAATTTCTATCAAGAGAAAAGATACGGCTACGACAAACCCATCAAGCACATCCATATCAGTGCGGATGGTGTTGTTTCCTACAACGCGATCCTATTCATTCCGGAGAATATTCCCTTCGATTATTATACGAAGGACTATGAGAAGGGCCTGGAGCTCTATTCCAACGGCGTGCTGATCATGAGCAAGTGCGGGGAACTGCTGCCCGACTACTTCAGCTTCGTCAAAGGGATGGTCGACTCGGAAGACCTGTCCCTCAACATCTCTCGTGAGATGCTGCAGCATGACCGCCAGCTCAACCTGATCGCAAGGAATATCAAGAACAAGATCAAAAGCGCCCTTGTCAGCATGTTGAAGGATGAGCGGGACCGCTATGAGAAATTCTACCAAGCCTTCGGTCGACAGCTGAAGTTCGGCGTGTACAGCGACTACGGCATGAACAAAGACATGCTGCAGGACCTGCTGTTGTTCTACTCCTCCAAAGAAAAGAAACTCGTTACCCTGGATGAATATGTATCCAGAATGCCGGAGGATCAGAAGTACATCTACTATGCTACTGGTGAATCCATTGAACGCATCGATCGCATGCCGCAGACAGAACTTGTGAAGGAGAAGGGTTACGAGATCCTGTACTTTACCGAAGACATCGATGAATTTGCGATCAAGATGCTGAATAAGTACAAGGATAAGGAATTCAAGAATGTCTCCAGCGGCGATTTGGGCATCGAAGCCGATGCAAATGACGAACAGGCGAAGAAAGCCGAAGCCGAAAACAAGGAATTGTTCGAATACATGAAAAAGGTGCTCGCGGATAAGGTCAAAGCGGTGAAAGCTTCGACGCGGCTGAAGAGCCATCCTGTCTGTTTGTCTGCGGAAGGCGAAGTCTCCATCGAGATGGAGAAGGTGCTGAGCGCGATGCCGAACAGTCAGGACATCAAAGCGGACAAAGTGCTTGAAGTGAACCCGAATCACGAAGTTTTCCAAGCGCTCAAAGACGCCTTCGAACATGACAAGGAGAAGCTCGAGCTCTACACAAATCTGTTATACAATCAAGCTCTGTTGATCGAAGGATTGCCGATTGCTGACCCGCTGGCCTATACGAACGATGTGTGCAAATTAATGGTTCGATAA